The following proteins come from a genomic window of Fontisubflavum oceani:
- a CDS encoding carbohydrate ABC transporter permease, protein MSIASQDSAIRMSRATRTFIYLFLLLFALFYLLPFFIMLVNSVKPLSEITGGQMIALPEVWTIQPWLDAWSTAQIGVEPTGLRPYFWNSIRMVVPAVVICTIIGALNGYILTKWRFRGDTLVFGLMLFSCFIPFQIVLIPMARILGILDVAGTTAGLVLVHVVYGIGFSTLYFRNYYAAFPTELVRAAQIDGAGFFQIFWRILIPSSGPITVVCVIWLFTNIWNDFLFGASFASGGGAPMTVALNNLVNSSTGVREYNVHFAGAIMAAGPTLLVYIVAGRYFVRGLMAGSVKG, encoded by the coding sequence ATGTCCATCGCCTCCCAAGACAGTGCCATTCGGATGAGCCGCGCCACGCGCACCTTCATCTATCTTTTCTTGCTGCTCTTCGCGCTTTTCTACCTTCTGCCCTTCTTCATCATGCTGGTGAACTCGGTCAAACCGCTTAGCGAGATCACCGGTGGCCAGATGATCGCCCTGCCGGAGGTCTGGACGATCCAGCCCTGGCTAGATGCCTGGTCCACGGCGCAGATCGGTGTCGAACCCACGGGCTTGCGTCCCTATTTCTGGAACTCGATCAGGATGGTCGTGCCAGCGGTGGTGATCTGCACGATCATCGGAGCATTGAACGGCTATATCCTGACCAAATGGCGGTTCCGGGGCGATACGTTGGTCTTCGGCCTGATGCTGTTTTCCTGCTTCATCCCGTTTCAGATCGTGCTGATCCCGATGGCCCGTATCCTTGGTATCCTCGATGTCGCGGGCACCACCGCGGGCCTCGTGCTGGTCCATGTGGTCTATGGCATCGGGTTCTCGACGCTCTATTTCCGCAACTACTACGCCGCCTTCCCGACGGAGCTGGTGCGGGCGGCGCAGATTGATGGGGCCGGGTTTTTCCAGATTTTCTGGCGCATCCTGATTCCGTCATCGGGGCCGATCACGGTTGTTTGCGTGATCTGGCTGTTCACCAATATCTGGAACGATTTCCTGTTTGGCGCCTCCTTCGCCAGCGGCGGCGGTGCGCCGATGACGGTGGCGCTGAACAACCTCGTCAATTCGTCGACCGGTGTGCGCGAATACAACGTCCATTTCGCCGGCGCGATCATGGCCGCCGGGCCCACCTTGCTCGTCTATATCGTTGCGGGCCGATATTTCGTGCGCGGTCTCATGGCCGGCTCAGTCAAAGGATAG